The Haloplanus sp. CK5-1 genome contains a region encoding:
- a CDS encoding aldo/keto reductase has protein sequence MECVFVGCGAVARKYAADLDGSALSVAAVCDLDADRAASLSTTVDATAHTSLDSVLGATDAPLVVNLTSHGAHADVTERALRADRHVWSEKPLALDADRAADLVSLAERRGLALGCAPINDRCETQRLARRAVVDGRLGRVRLAYAHAHVGRVTAWHDDPESFLRVGPLYDGAVYPLTLLVAWFGPVGRVRSADAADPWPDRESRSPDRPSHVEATLDMADGPLVRLTASFYAPHRSREFTSLELHGDDGSCYLDDAGDLGGERDGHAVSVGREGRPYTPNPLDHPPRRTPYLAGPERLAAGVRRGAPERRSARRGAHLVAVCNAVERAADGGGSVAVDARGVPAPDRSRIVPGRTGTDGVVGPPDAAVRLPPVGFGCSRYRDGTYVDRRDSIRTALDAGYRFLDSAELYGNEARIGAVLDEPGSPDRDALFLASKVWNTNHGHVVEACETTLADLGVDTLDCYMVHWPESWAYTGPLRRLAELPVETQEALTFPETDDGDRATGDVSLESTWRGMEAVYDRGLAASLGLCNVDRETLSRVVEFARVPPTVVQVECHPYRPRTELVDWCHERGIRVVAHSPLSAPGLLDDPVVREVAAGVGISPATAVLAWTVGRGVVPIPSSTDPDHVVENLAAVGHRLDDDARERLTALEDPEFER, from the coding sequence ATGGAGTGTGTGTTCGTGGGGTGTGGCGCGGTCGCCCGGAAGTACGCCGCCGACCTCGATGGCTCGGCCCTCTCCGTCGCGGCCGTCTGTGACCTCGACGCCGACCGTGCCGCGTCGCTTTCGACGACGGTCGACGCGACGGCGCACACGTCCCTGGATTCGGTCCTCGGCGCGACGGACGCCCCCCTCGTCGTCAACCTCACGAGCCACGGGGCCCACGCCGACGTGACCGAGCGGGCGCTCCGCGCGGACCGGCACGTCTGGTCGGAGAAACCGCTCGCGCTCGACGCCGACCGGGCGGCAGACCTCGTGTCGTTGGCCGAACGGCGGGGGCTGGCGCTCGGCTGTGCGCCCATCAACGACCGCTGTGAGACCCAGCGCCTCGCGCGGCGGGCGGTCGTCGACGGTCGTCTCGGCCGGGTTCGGTTGGCGTACGCCCACGCCCACGTCGGCCGGGTGACGGCGTGGCACGACGACCCCGAGTCGTTCCTCCGGGTCGGCCCGCTGTACGACGGGGCGGTCTACCCCCTGACCCTGTTGGTCGCGTGGTTCGGCCCCGTCGGACGGGTCCGGAGCGCCGACGCCGCCGACCCCTGGCCCGACCGCGAGTCGCGGTCACCCGACCGACCGAGCCACGTCGAGGCGACGCTGGATATGGCCGACGGACCGCTCGTCCGCCTGACGGCGAGTTTCTACGCCCCCCACCGGAGCCGGGAGTTCACGAGCCTCGAACTCCACGGCGACGACGGTTCGTGTTACCTCGACGACGCCGGCGACCTGGGTGGTGAGCGGGACGGCCACGCCGTCTCCGTCGGCCGCGAGGGACGGCCGTACACCCCGAACCCCCTCGACCACCCGCCGCGGCGGACGCCCTACCTCGCGGGGCCGGAGCGACTGGCCGCGGGCGTCCGCCGAGGGGCACCCGAACGCCGGTCGGCCCGCCGGGGGGCCCACCTCGTCGCCGTCTGCAACGCCGTCGAACGGGCCGCCGACGGGGGCGGGAGCGTCGCCGTCGACGCCCGCGGCGTCCCGGCGCCGGACCGGAGCCGGATCGTCCCCGGGCGTACCGGCACGGACGGCGTCGTCGGCCCGCCCGACGCCGCCGTCCGCCTCCCGCCGGTCGGCTTCGGCTGTTCGCGCTACCGCGACGGGACGTACGTCGACCGTCGCGACTCGATTCGGACGGCGCTGGACGCCGGCTACCGCTTCCTCGACTCGGCGGAACTGTACGGCAACGAGGCGCGGATCGGAGCGGTGCTCGACGAACCGGGGAGCCCCGACCGGGACGCCCTCTTCCTCGCGAGCAAGGTGTGGAACACCAACCACGGCCACGTCGTCGAGGCCTGCGAGACGACGCTCGCGGACCTCGGGGTCGACACGCTTGACTGCTACATGGTTCACTGGCCGGAGTCGTGGGCGTACACCGGTCCCCTGCGCCGACTCGCCGAGTTGCCCGTCGAGACACAGGAGGCGCTCACCTTCCCGGAGACCGACGACGGCGACCGGGCGACGGGGGACGTGAGCCTCGAGTCGACGTGGCGGGGGATGGAGGCAGTCTACGACCGGGGACTGGCCGCGTCGCTCGGACTCTGTAACGTCGACCGGGAGACGCTGTCGCGGGTCGTCGAGTTCGCTCGGGTCCCGCCGACGGTGGTACAGGTGGAGTGTCACCCCTATCGTCCCCGGACCGAGTTGGTCGATTGGTGTCACGAGCGGGGGATTCGGGTGGTCGCCCACTCGCCGCTGTCGGCCCCGGGCCTCCTCGACGACCCGGTCGTCCGGGAGGTGGCCGCCGGTGTGGGTATCTCGCCCGCGACGGCCGTACTCGCGTGGACCGTCGGCCGCGGCGTCGTCCCCATCCCGTCGAGCACCGACCCCGACCACGTCGTCGAGAACCTCGCTGCCGTGGGCCACCGTCTCGACGACGACGCCCGGGAGCGACTGACCGCACTCGAGGACCCCGAGTTCGAGCGATGA
- a CDS encoding CDP-alcohol phosphatidyltransferase family protein: protein MSKGRVHRRRRVVSVATLAAVGLGAAVGGRALVAGATDHATATRWLLVAGAVFVAEVGFLAAHLDPGRATAAFAPPNLVTLARGGLYAATAGFLVVPPTTPAVRWAPAACYGTGVALDVVDGRLARATGRTTDLGARLDRGFDTLGFLVAPLVGVVWGRLPVVYLSLSAARYVYRAGLAWRERRGRPVGELPDSRVRRPLAALQMGFIAVALAPVLPTTVVHPASVLVVVPSLATFVRDYLSVTGRLDRTGSGTGPPDGGSMK from the coding sequence ATGAGCAAGGGGCGAGTCCACCGGCGGCGGCGAGTCGTCTCGGTCGCGACCCTCGCCGCGGTCGGTCTGGGTGCGGCGGTCGGGGGGCGCGCGCTCGTGGCGGGGGCGACGGACCACGCCACGGCGACCCGGTGGCTCCTCGTCGCCGGTGCGGTGTTCGTGGCCGAAGTCGGCTTCCTGGCCGCCCACCTCGACCCCGGGCGAGCGACGGCGGCGTTCGCGCCGCCGAACCTCGTCACGCTGGCCCGCGGTGGCCTGTACGCCGCGACCGCGGGCTTTCTGGTCGTCCCGCCGACGACCCCGGCGGTGCGGTGGGCGCCCGCGGCGTGTTACGGGACGGGGGTCGCCCTCGACGTCGTCGACGGTCGCCTCGCCCGGGCGACGGGGCGGACGACCGACCTCGGGGCGCGGCTCGACCGGGGATTCGACACACTGGGCTTTCTGGTCGCACCCCTCGTCGGCGTCGTCTGGGGGCGACTGCCGGTCGTCTACCTCTCGCTGTCGGCCGCGCGGTACGTCTACCGCGCCGGACTCGCGTGGCGGGAGCGACGCGGCCGCCCGGTCGGTGAGTTACCGGACAGCCGGGTCCGGCGCCCGCTGGCGGCGCTCCAGATGGGCTTCATCGCCGTCGCGCTCGCCCCCGTCCTTCCCACGACGGTGGTCCACCCGGCGAGCGTCCTCGTCGTCGTCCCGTCGCTCGCGACGTTCGTCCGCGACTACCTGTCGGTCACGGGGCGGTTGGATCGGACGGGAAGCGGGACGGGGCCACCGGACGGCGGTAGTATGAAGTGA
- a CDS encoding zinc-dependent alcohol dehydrogenase: protein MRRSLHFTAPRTVSIERERRPDLDPEEVLVESTVSAVSSGTELLIYRGEMPRGIPTDETIDALAGDLTYPLKYGYATVGEVTTLGTGVDDRWRGRRVFAFTPHESHFTATPDELVPVPDGMASETAALLPTAETATNLVLDGRPRIGERVVVLGAGTIGLLTTSALASFPLERLTVVEPVARRRRIADRLGADETIHPDRAAGLGDRGDPPGADLAYELSGAPETLDDALDVVGYDGRIVVGSWYGRKRAETDLGGFFHRNRIDVSSSQVSTLAPDLRGRWTKERRLDVAWERLRDVDVDELVTHRVAFENAPEAYRLLDDGPENAVQVVLTHE from the coding sequence GTGCGGCGGTCACTCCACTTCACCGCCCCCCGAACGGTCAGTATCGAACGCGAGCGTCGCCCGGACCTCGACCCCGAGGAGGTGCTCGTCGAGTCGACCGTCTCGGCGGTGAGTTCGGGCACCGAACTGCTGATCTACCGGGGGGAGATGCCGCGCGGCATCCCGACCGACGAGACCATCGACGCCCTCGCAGGCGACCTCACCTACCCCCTGAAGTACGGCTACGCGACGGTCGGGGAGGTCACCACGCTCGGGACGGGCGTCGACGACCGGTGGCGCGGCCGGCGGGTCTTCGCCTTTACCCCCCACGAGAGCCACTTCACGGCGACACCGGACGAACTGGTGCCGGTTCCCGACGGGATGGCCTCCGAGACGGCGGCACTCCTCCCGACCGCCGAGACGGCGACGAACCTCGTGCTCGACGGGCGACCACGGATCGGCGAGCGAGTCGTCGTCCTCGGGGCGGGGACGATCGGACTCCTCACGACGAGCGCCCTCGCGTCGTTCCCGCTGGAGCGACTCACGGTCGTCGAACCCGTCGCGCGTCGCCGTCGGATCGCCGACCGCCTCGGCGCCGACGAGACGATCCACCCCGATCGGGCGGCGGGTCTCGGCGACCGGGGGGACCCGCCCGGGGCGGATCTGGCGTACGAACTGTCGGGCGCGCCCGAGACACTCGACGACGCACTCGACGTCGTGGGGTACGACGGCCGGATCGTCGTCGGGTCGTGGTACGGGCGCAAGCGTGCCGAGACCGACCTCGGTGGCTTCTTCCACCGGAACCGGATCGACGTCTCCTCGAGCCAGGTGAGCACGCTCGCGCCGGACCTCCGGGGGCGGTGGACGAAAGAGCGTCGCCTCGACGTGGCGTGGGAGCGTCTCCGCGACGTCGACGTCGACGAACTCGTCACCCACCGCGTGGCGTTCGAGAACGCGCCGGAGGCCTACCGCCTGCTCGACGACGGCCCGGAGAACGCGGTGCAGGTGGTGCTCACACACGAGTAG
- a CDS encoding 6-carboxytetrahydropterin synthase, which translates to MYRLSVSRTFVAQHFLTVPDPGPEGEVHSHRFTVDVRLAAPELNAYGYVVDIDAVHAALDDLEARYRDALLNDLPEFEGLNPSVEHFARLFGDRFVEAVPTERATSLTVRIHEDDDAWASHERSLR; encoded by the coding sequence ATGTACCGACTCTCGGTCTCCCGGACGTTCGTCGCCCAGCACTTCCTCACCGTCCCCGACCCCGGTCCGGAGGGCGAGGTCCACAGCCACCGGTTCACGGTCGACGTACGCCTCGCCGCCCCGGAACTGAACGCGTACGGCTACGTGGTCGATATCGACGCCGTCCACGCGGCGCTCGACGACCTGGAGGCGCGATACCGGGACGCGCTGTTGAACGACCTGCCGGAGTTCGAGGGACTGAACCCGAGCGTCGAACACTTCGCGCGGCTGTTCGGCGATCGGTTCGTCGAGGCGGTACCCACGGAGCGGGCGACGTCGCTGACCGTCCGGATCCACGAGGACGACGACGCCTGGGCCAGCCACGAGCGGTCGCTTCGATGA
- a CDS encoding class I SAM-dependent methyltransferase, with product MTHADERYLEAKRTVDDRALNRRVRDHLVEELPEAPRVLEAGAGTGVTVPRLLDWGVTAGHYRGVDRDAGVLDVARERRCAELDGDRTESGFRVDDLTVRFDRGDALDALSTDRGDVVVAQSFLDLVPIDEALDAFEAALDPGGLVYAPLTFDGETVFQPDHPADDRVVAAYHDDIDARPGRDTHAGRQLLDRCRGREGDVLAVGASDWIVRPRGGEYPADERYFLATILAFVESAVDVPGIDAWLRTRRRQLDEGTLIYVAHGYDVCYRAP from the coding sequence ATGACCCACGCGGACGAGCGGTATCTGGAGGCGAAACGCACCGTCGACGACCGGGCGCTGAACCGCCGGGTCAGGGACCACCTCGTCGAGGAACTGCCCGAGGCGCCCCGCGTGTTGGAGGCCGGTGCCGGCACCGGCGTGACGGTCCCGCGCCTGCTCGACTGGGGCGTGACCGCCGGCCACTACCGCGGCGTCGACCGCGACGCGGGCGTCCTCGACGTCGCGCGCGAGCGTCGGTGCGCCGAACTCGACGGGGATCGGACCGAGAGCGGGTTCCGGGTCGACGACCTGACCGTCCGCTTCGACCGGGGGGACGCACTCGACGCCCTCTCGACCGACCGCGGCGACGTGGTCGTCGCACAGTCGTTTCTCGACCTCGTTCCGATCGACGAGGCCCTCGACGCCTTCGAGGCGGCGCTCGACCCCGGCGGACTGGTGTACGCGCCGCTCACCTTCGACGGCGAGACGGTCTTCCAGCCCGACCACCCGGCCGACGACCGCGTCGTCGCGGCGTACCACGACGACATCGACGCCCGGCCGGGGCGGGACACCCACGCCGGTCGACAGTTGCTCGACCGCTGTCGCGGGCGCGAGGGCGACGTGCTCGCGGTCGGGGCGTCGGACTGGATCGTTCGCCCCCGAGGGGGTGAGTACCCCGCCGACGAGCGGTACTTCCTCGCGACGATCCTGGCGTTCGTCGAGTCGGCCGTCGACGTACCGGGGATCGACGCGTGGCTCCGAACGCGCCGCCGTCAACTGGACGAGGGGACGCTGATCTACGTCGCCCACGGGTACGACGTGTGTTATCGTGCTCCGTGA
- a CDS encoding DUF7475 family protein, translating to MSSNSTFETASLTTLDWVGTALAVVTGVIHLVLGVRFLDSPLGISFLLAGVAFLVAVLLLLVDYRRRLLYLVGIPFTAIQVVLYFPLNWPDVVSPVGLGDKAVQVALVAVLIVLYRRAS from the coding sequence ATGTCGTCCAACTCCACCTTCGAGACGGCGTCGCTCACGACCCTCGACTGGGTCGGCACCGCCCTCGCCGTCGTCACGGGGGTGATCCACCTCGTCCTCGGCGTCCGATTTCTCGACTCCCCGCTCGGAATTAGTTTCCTCCTCGCGGGCGTCGCCTTCCTCGTCGCCGTCCTCCTCCTCCTAGTCGACTACCGCCGGCGACTGCTGTATCTGGTCGGGATCCCCTTCACCGCGATTCAGGTCGTTCTCTATTTCCCCTTGAACTGGCCGGACGTGGTCAGTCCCGTCGGCCTCGGCGACAAGGCGGTACAAGTGGCACTGGTCGCCGTCCTGATCGTCCTCTACCGGCGGGCGTCGTAG
- a CDS encoding type II glyceraldehyde-3-phosphate dehydrogenase, which translates to MIRVGVNGYGTIGKRVADAVNSMPDMELVGIGKASPNHTADAAAERGYDIYVPEERHGRFDDVGMAVAGDIHDLIDASDIVADATPAGMGAEYRPIYEEYDTPALFQGGEGADVAEESFTARANYSEAMGKDYVRIVSCNTTGLNRMFAPLVEEYGVERSSITLVRCRGEHAVISADPVTMPSHHGPDALEVIPEIGQITTMGMKVPTVRHHFHGINVELGAEPSAEEVADLFASQSRIHVVDGDLDISSGWDLQEFALDRGRDRMNLYENQLFEDSITMEGSQLHLFQSIHRESDVVPENVDAIRAMMETADAEESIEKTNEVMGIGDV; encoded by the coding sequence ATGATACGTGTAGGCGTCAACGGCTACGGTACCATCGGCAAGCGGGTTGCCGACGCAGTGAACTCGATGCCCGACATGGAACTGGTCGGCATCGGCAAGGCGAGTCCGAACCACACGGCCGACGCGGCGGCCGAGCGAGGCTACGACATCTACGTCCCCGAGGAGCGACACGGCCGCTTCGACGACGTGGGAATGGCGGTCGCAGGCGACATCCACGACCTCATCGACGCGAGCGACATCGTCGCGGACGCGACGCCCGCGGGAATGGGCGCGGAGTACCGCCCCATCTACGAGGAGTACGACACGCCAGCCCTGTTCCAGGGTGGCGAGGGCGCGGACGTGGCCGAGGAGAGTTTCACGGCACGGGCCAACTACTCCGAGGCGATGGGCAAGGACTACGTCCGGATCGTCTCCTGCAACACCACGGGACTAAACCGGATGTTCGCGCCGCTGGTCGAGGAGTACGGCGTCGAGCGTTCGAGCATCACGCTGGTCCGCTGTCGCGGCGAACACGCCGTCATCTCGGCGGACCCGGTCACGATGCCCTCCCACCACGGTCCGGACGCCCTCGAAGTGATCCCCGAAATCGGACAGATCACCACGATGGGCATGAAGGTGCCGACGGTGCGACACCACTTCCACGGAATCAACGTCGAACTCGGCGCGGAACCGAGCGCCGAGGAAGTCGCGGACCTCTTCGCCTCCCAGTCGCGCATCCACGTCGTCGACGGCGACCTCGACATCTCCTCGGGGTGGGACCTCCAGGAGTTCGCCCTCGACCGCGGGCGCGACCGGATGAACCTCTACGAGAACCAGCTCTTCGAGGACTCCATCACGATGGAGGGCAGCCAGCTACACCTGTTCCAGTCCATCCACCGCGAGAGCGACGTGGTGCCGGAGAACGTCGACGCCATCCGCGCGATGATGGAGACGGCCGACGCCGAGGAGAGCATCGAGAAGACGAACGAAGTGATGGGGATCGGTGACGTCTAG
- a CDS encoding Nramp family divalent metal transporter, whose protein sequence is MSTEAVEATEARISEPPSTLKEFFSYMGPAWVFTASQIGGGEALSVPVGGAYLGMNAIWLIPLITFTKIFGQYYLVRYGVMSGETFLDALYRQPKWLKWVFYYVFLGGLVYAIGLSGHLGETAGAAQTMVPIGSVGALNGTGFWMIATVLLGLGIVLLRSYDLIEKLSTVLLWVFLIMIAFVSILTADQWASGLASGLIPTVPGYVDGLGVGGLAFVATMFGWIGAGFGPTVSYVWFAKDKVMGMFEPKANGVEISKQDLTDEEVKRLKGWGDIVLWQNVLSSVILAVFSFFMWTAAAATLHGTEIVESGELGGFEVVPQMATIFTSVYGEWSASIFLLSVMAALFSTLIGPLYGMSRLWEDAFAVHGLFDKYDITRDTVFRLVVVLFAIIPLALNLVIEAPLFLFALSGIIFAPAVGLMYLAALYMSYTDIDQPGLAPLRPWAVALALFAAVALIGTAAYQIYPTILNLIG, encoded by the coding sequence GTGAGTACGGAGGCGGTCGAGGCCACCGAGGCCCGAATCTCCGAACCGCCGTCGACCCTGAAAGAGTTCTTCAGTTACATGGGGCCGGCGTGGGTGTTCACCGCCTCGCAGATCGGTGGCGGGGAGGCGCTCAGCGTCCCCGTCGGCGGTGCGTATCTGGGAATGAACGCCATCTGGCTCATCCCGCTGATCACCTTCACCAAGATCTTCGGTCAGTACTACCTCGTCCGCTACGGCGTGATGAGCGGCGAGACGTTCCTCGACGCGCTGTACAGACAGCCAAAGTGGCTGAAGTGGGTGTTCTACTACGTGTTCCTCGGTGGACTGGTGTACGCCATCGGCCTCTCCGGCCACCTCGGGGAGACCGCCGGGGCCGCACAGACCATGGTCCCCATCGGTTCCGTCGGCGCGCTCAACGGCACCGGGTTCTGGATGATCGCCACGGTGCTTCTCGGCCTCGGCATCGTCCTCCTGCGCTCGTACGACCTCATCGAGAAGCTCTCGACGGTGCTACTGTGGGTGTTCCTGATCATGATCGCCTTCGTCTCCATCCTCACCGCCGACCAGTGGGCCAGCGGACTGGCGAGCGGCCTGATCCCGACCGTCCCCGGCTACGTCGACGGCCTCGGCGTCGGCGGCCTCGCCTTCGTCGCGACGATGTTCGGCTGGATCGGTGCGGGCTTCGGCCCGACCGTCTCCTACGTCTGGTTCGCGAAGGACAAGGTCATGGGCATGTTCGAACCCAAGGCTAACGGCGTCGAGATCAGCAAGCAGGACCTCACGGACGAGGAGGTCAAGCGCCTCAAGGGCTGGGGCGACATCGTCCTCTGGCAGAACGTCCTCTCGTCGGTCATCCTGGCCGTCTTCTCCTTCTTCATGTGGACGGCCGCGGCCGCGACCCTGCACGGCACCGAAATCGTCGAGTCGGGCGAACTCGGCGGCTTCGAGGTCGTTCCGCAGATGGCGACCATCTTCACGAGCGTCTACGGCGAGTGGTCGGCCAGCATCTTCCTGCTGTCGGTGATGGCCGCGCTGTTCTCGACGCTGATCGGCCCGCTGTACGGCATGTCCCGCCTCTGGGAGGACGCCTTCGCCGTCCACGGCCTGTTCGACAAATACGACATCACGCGCGACACGGTGTTCCGCCTCGTCGTCGTCCTGTTCGCGATCATTCCGCTCGCGCTGAACCTCGTCATCGAGGCGCCGCTCTTCCTCTTTGCCCTCTCGGGCATCATCTTCGCCCCCGCCGTCGGCCTGATGTACCTCGCCGCGCTGTACATGTCCTACACGGACATCGATCAGCCCGGCCTGGCACCGTTGCGGCCGTGGGCGGTCGCGCTCGCACTCTTCGCCGCCGTGGCGCTCATCGGCACTGCGGCCTACCAGATCTACCCGACGATCCTGAACCTCATCGGGTAG
- a CDS encoding universal stress protein, protein MVILTAIDRDPGCKGVVETAYDLSTSMDMQLVILHVVPEDSDEDAAREEISEIVTSVTGDLEDIDLRIMPEQTRRDLPTGRTANHILQVAEEIDPDYIVIGSRKKTKLGKILLGSVSKLILANAEVPVVTVEQTREN, encoded by the coding sequence ATGGTGATACTGACAGCCATTGACAGAGATCCCGGTTGCAAGGGCGTCGTCGAGACGGCGTACGACCTCTCCACGAGCATGGACATGCAGTTGGTGATCCTGCACGTCGTGCCCGAAGACAGCGACGAGGACGCGGCACGCGAGGAGATCAGCGAGATCGTCACGTCGGTCACCGGGGATCTGGAGGATATCGACCTGCGGATCATGCCCGAACAGACCCGCCGCGACCTACCGACGGGGCGGACCGCGAACCACATCCTGCAGGTGGCCGAGGAGATCGATCCCGACTACATCGTCATCGGCTCGCGCAAGAAGACCAAACTGGGGAAGATCCTGCTCGGGAGCGTCTCGAAACTGATCCTGGCCAACGCGGAGGTGCCCGTGGTGACGGTCGAACAGACGCGGGAGAACTAA
- a CDS encoding MFS transporter, with product MADSDTEAGLSLVPWRSSTLYVVLACSLMGVMGVSLVSPVLPDLRPVFGVSDAQVGLVITAYTLPGVFVTPFVGLVADRFGRRRVIVPLLFLFAVAGAGVAVARTFAEVVALRFLQGVGASALITLAVTLIGDVYEGSRRDAVMGLNGSTIGTGAAFYPLLGGALAGIRWNAPFLFFGLGAVVGVFALVALADPDADRSTDVRTYLGRLRAVAVLPEAVAIFVALFVAFFLFYGAVLTAMPLLLSDAFGLGSGRIGATLSAVAVASAAVSSQYGRISEWRTAPELVALGFVAYGVGLLAVRLAPSPAAVAASLLVFGVGFGVVMPSIDTAVVTLVDDDLRAGVMGMRTSMLRLGQTLGPVGFTVTADLAFPTTVGGYRALLVVAGVVATLGGVGCYLLLRR from the coding sequence GTGGCCGACTCCGACACAGAGGCCGGGCTCTCGCTCGTCCCGTGGCGGTCGAGCACCCTCTACGTCGTCCTCGCGTGTTCGCTCATGGGGGTGATGGGAGTCTCGCTGGTCAGCCCCGTCCTCCCCGACCTGCGCCCCGTCTTCGGTGTGAGCGACGCGCAGGTCGGCTTGGTGATCACGGCCTACACCCTCCCCGGCGTGTTCGTCACGCCCTTCGTCGGTCTGGTCGCCGACCGGTTCGGGCGACGCCGGGTGATCGTCCCCCTGCTCTTCCTGTTCGCTGTCGCCGGGGCAGGGGTCGCCGTCGCCCGGACGTTCGCCGAGGTGGTCGCGCTCCGCTTCCTCCAAGGCGTCGGCGCGAGCGCACTCATCACCCTCGCCGTGACACTGATCGGCGACGTCTACGAGGGGTCTCGCCGCGACGCGGTGATGGGGTTGAACGGCAGTACGATCGGCACCGGGGCGGCCTTTTACCCGCTGCTCGGCGGCGCGCTCGCGGGCATCCGGTGGAACGCGCCGTTCCTCTTCTTCGGGCTGGGGGCCGTCGTCGGCGTCTTCGCCCTCGTGGCACTGGCGGACCCCGACGCCGACCGCTCGACCGACGTCCGGACGTACCTCGGCCGCCTCCGCGCCGTCGCCGTCCTGCCCGAGGCGGTGGCGATATTCGTCGCGCTGTTCGTTGCCTTCTTCCTCTTCTACGGGGCCGTCCTCACGGCGATGCCACTCCTCCTGAGCGACGCGTTCGGCCTCGGCTCGGGGCGGATCGGTGCGACGCTGTCGGCCGTCGCCGTCGCGAGCGCGGCCGTCTCCTCGCAGTACGGTCGCATCTCGGAGTGGCGGACGGCACCGGAACTCGTCGCGCTCGGCTTCGTCGCCTACGGCGTGGGCCTCCTCGCGGTGCGTCTCGCCCCGTCACCGGCCGCCGTCGCCGCGTCGCTTCTGGTCTTCGGCGTCGGCTTCGGCGTCGTGATGCCGTCGATCGACACCGCCGTCGTCACCCTCGTCGACGACGACCTCCGCGCCGGCGTGATGGGGATGCGAACCAGCATGCTCCGCCTCGGGCAGACGCTCGGTCCCGTCGGCTTCACCGTCACCGCCGACCTCGCCTTCCCGACGACCGTCGGGGGCTACCGCGCGCTACTCGTCGTCGCCGGCGTCGTGGCGACCCTCGGTGGCGTCGGCTGTTACCTCCTCTTGCGGCGTTAG
- a CDS encoding phosphate ABC transporter ATP-binding protein, with protein sequence MTKLRAAELEYKLDDERIVDGASLAVENGETVAIVGPSGAGKSSFLRLLNRLDEPTGGTVYLDGTDYRTIPPERLRKRVGMVPQAPALREGTVRENVTLGPRLRGEAIDEGRVEHLLDDVGLSGYADRRASDLSGGEAQRVAIARTVINDPKVLLLDEPTASLDGESETAIERLLADLLATGERTVVLVTHDERQAERLADRAARFVDGRITDVGSPREVMT encoded by the coding sequence ATGACGAAACTTCGTGCGGCCGAGCTGGAGTACAAACTCGACGACGAGCGAATCGTCGACGGGGCGTCCCTCGCCGTCGAGAACGGGGAAACCGTCGCCATCGTCGGCCCCTCGGGGGCGGGGAAGTCGTCGTTTCTCCGGTTGCTCAACCGCCTCGACGAACCGACGGGGGGGACGGTGTACCTCGACGGGACCGACTACCGGACGATTCCGCCGGAGCGACTCCGCAAGCGGGTGGGGATGGTGCCACAGGCTCCCGCGCTGCGGGAGGGGACCGTCCGCGAGAACGTCACGCTCGGCCCCCGGCTTCGGGGTGAGGCGATCGACGAGGGGCGCGTCGAACACCTCCTCGACGACGTGGGGCTGTCGGGCTACGCCGACCGCAGGGCGAGCGATCTGTCGGGCGGCGAGGCCCAGCGCGTCGCCATCGCGCGGACGGTGATCAACGACCCCAAGGTACTCCTGCTGGACGAACCGACCGCGAGCCTGGACGGCGAGTCCGAGACGGCTATCGAGCGCCTGCTGGCCGACCTGCTCGCGACCGGGGAGCGGACGGTCGTTCTCGTCACGCACGACGAGCGACAGGCCGAGCGGTTGGCCGACCGCGCGGCCCGCTTCGTCGACGGCAGGATTACCGACGTGGGGTCGCCACGGGAGGTGATGACGTGA